In one window of Rhinopithecus roxellana isolate Shanxi Qingling chromosome 15, ASM756505v1, whole genome shotgun sequence DNA:
- the P2RY2 gene encoding P2Y purinoceptor 2, with the protein MAADLVPWNGTINGTWDGDELGYRCRFNEDFKYVLLPVSYSVVCVLGLCLNAVALYIFLCRLKTWNASTTYMFHLAVSDALYAASLPLLVYYYARGDHWPFSTVLCKLVRFLFYTNLYCSILFLTCISVHRCLGVLRPLRSLRWGRARYARRVAGAVWVLVLACQAPVLYFVTTSARGGRITCHDTSAPDLFSRFVAYSSVMLGLLFAVPFAIILVCYMLMARRLLKPAYGTSGGLPRAKRKSVRTIALVLAVFALCFLPFHVTRTLYYSFRSLDLSCHTLNAINMAYKVTRPLASANSCLDPVLYFLAGQRLVRFARDAKPPTDPSPATPARRRLGLRRSDRTDMQRIEDVLGSSEDSRRTESTPAGSENTKDIRL; encoded by the coding sequence ATGGCGGCAGACCTGGTCCCCTGGAATGGCACCATCAATGGCACCTGGGATGGGGATGAGCTGGGCTACAGGTGCCGCTTCAACGAGGACTTCAAGTACGTGCTGCTGCCTGTGTCCTACAGCGTGGTGTGCGTGCTTGGGCTGTGTCTGAACGCCGTGGCGCTCTACATCTTCTTGTGCCGCCTCAAGACCTGGAATGCGTCCACCACATACATGTTCCACCTGGCTGTGTCTGATGCACTGTATGCAGCCTCCCTGCCGCTGCTGGTCTATTACTACGCCCGCGGCGACCACTGGCCCTTCAGCACCGTGCTCTGCAAGCTGGTGCGCTTCCTCTTCTACACCAATCTTTACTGCAGCATCCTCTTCCTCACCTGCATCAGCGTGCACCGGTGTCTGGGCGTCTTACGCCCTCTGCGCTCCCTGCGCTGGGGCCGGGCCCGCTACGCTCGCCGGGTGGCCGGGGCCGTGTGGGTGTTGGTGCTGGCCTGCCAGGCCCCTGTGCTCTACTTTGTCACCACCAGCGCACGTGGGGGCCGCATCACCTGCCACGACACATCGGCGCCCGATCTCTTCAGCCGCTTTGTGGCCTACAGTTCAGTCATGCTGGGCCTGCTCTTCGCGGTGCCCTTTGCCATCATCCTTGTCTGTTACATGCTCATGGCTCGGCGGTTGCTAAAGCCAGCCTACGGGACCTCGGGCGGCCTGCCTAGGGCCAAGCGCAAGTCCGTGCGCACCATCGCCTTAGTGCTCGCTGTCTTCgctctctgcttcctgccctTCCATGTCACCCGCACCCTCTACTACTCCTTCCGCTCGCTGGACCTCAGCTGCCACACCCTCAACGCCATCAACATGGCCTACAAGGTCACCCGGCCGCTGGCCAGTGCTAACAGTTGCCTTGACCCCGTGCTCTACTTCCTCGCTGGGCAGAGGCTCGTACGTTTTGCCCGAGATGCCAAGCCACCCACTGACCCCAGCCCTGCCACCCCGGCTCGCCGCAGGCTGGGCCTGCGCAGATCCGACAGAACTGACATGCAGAGGATAGAAGATGTGTTGGGCAGCAGTGAGGACTCTAGGCGGACAGAGTCCACGCCGGCTGGTAGCGAGAACACTAAAGACATTAGGCTGTAG